Within Pseudomonas brassicacearum, the genomic segment TGGGCATCGCCAGCGATCCAGCGCTCATAACATTCGCGCAGGTTGCCAACGAAGGCTTTCTTGTCGCTCTGGGAGTCGTGGATCAGGCAGCACAGTTCACCCAGTTCACTCTGTTGCAAGCGATGGAACACCACGTCCAGCGCCGCACGTTTTTCGCAAACAAACAGCACCCGCAGGCCGCGGCCGGCGTAATCGGCGATCAGGTTGGTGATGGTCTGGGACTTGCCGGTGCCCGGCGGCCCTTGAATGATAAAGTTGCGCCCGGTTCGCGCCAGACTGACGGCGGCGTTCTGCGTGGCATCGCCGGCGACGACGTTCCATTGCTCCGGCAGCGGGATCGGGTCTGGCGCCTGGACTTCGATCTCCCGGGGTTCGATCGAGAACATCCGGTCGAACGCTTCGTTCTGGGCCGGTTCCTCGATCAATTGCGCGTAGTCGCGTACCAGCGACATTTTGCGGTAGTTGAAATTCGCCAGGGTGACCTGGGTCAGGTCGATATCCCAGGCGTAACGATGCCCTTGGTCCTGGGGCAGGGCGAAGGTGCTGCTTTCGGTGCTGCTCGCCACTATTTGCGGGTGCTGGGTGCGCACCGCAGGCTTGGCGCCGACGGCACTGCGCAGGGGCAAATCGCTGGGCAGGACCTTTTCCCGGAACAACTGCAGGCCTAGCGGGCGATAGTCCTCGCGGTCGTAGCTGAAGTCTGGTTTCACCGGCGGCATGGCTGAGCGCTGGCGGGCGCGGCGGCGCTGGAAGTGGTGCAGGTGCTGGACCGCTTTCTGATGGATCAGCTCGATTTGCGGTTTGCTTTGCAGACGCAGTTCGACGCCCGGCTCAGTCAGTTTGATCTGCCGGGCGATGTCGGCGTGAATGGTTTCCAGGGACGTCGTCTGCAGGTCCACGGTTTCCGGTAGCTGGATGTCGTAGAGCTGGCGCAGTTGGTGACGCAGCACAGGATTGAACTCGGCCTCGGTCTCATCGCACTTGAGCACAAACTGGTCGCGCACGCCCTTTTTCCGGCTCAGCTCCACCGATAGCCACAGCAGCGGCGTGACGATGCGTTCATCCGGCGTGTCCTTGAGGTTATGCCAGCGCATAAACGCCACCACCAGGCGCAGGTTGCTGAAACCAAACTCGGCACGGTCGCGACGGGTTTCCTGAATGATGCGTTCCAGGGACGTCTGCAACCATGCCTGATCTTCAAAGCGCAGCCATTGCTGCAAGCCTACGGGGTTGCCGCTCAGCACCTGCTCGGAAAAGCCGCCAAAGCTCGCTTGCCAGGTGCACAACGCTTCCGGGCGGATACTTTCGATGCGCATCACCAGCGGCACGCTCGCCACGGTGAGGTTGATGTTGGCCTGGGTGGGACGGAAGTACAGCAGGCGATTGCGCCGGGACAGGTCGAACAGCCGATTGCGCAGGTGCTCCAGCACCACGGTACGTCGAGAGGCCGGGCCTTCGGCCTCAGCCAGCACCCGCTCAACGTCGAGGCTGGCCGGTTGTTCGCGCCAAGTTTCCAGGCGCCGCGCCAGTGAGCCGACGTCGGTGGCACGCTCGTGGCGATTGAGCTCGGTCATCTCATTGATGAGGTTCGCCAGCACTGGGTTGAGCCGGCCGTTGAGCTGGAACAGGTTGCGTCGATGCCGGGCAAAGGATTTGAGGTCGTCGAGGTCGGCGAAATCCAGGCCGCAGGCCAGGCACGCGAGCAACTGACCCAACTGGAAGATGTCGGTGATTTCGTCGTGATGACCCAGGCTGTGTTCCCAGCTGTGCAGCTCGGTGAGAAACACGGGATGGTCGATGGTCTGGTGCGGATCTTCCTGGACCTGCAAATCGGCAATCGCCACGCCGTCTTTCGAATCGCGGGTCAACCGCACATTGCCGATGATGTTCAGCGCCGATTCCGGGTTGGGCTGCACCTGCTTGATGGCTTCCAGCGCCAGGCGCGGCGACAGGCCTTCAGGGTTGCGCAGTTGCAAGGTGCGCTCGGACCCCTGGATGACGTCGAGGTAACCCAAATGGGCCACACGGCCGAGTTCATGCAGTTGGGCCACTTGCCGCAGCAGCGGCAGCATCAGGAACAGCACATCATCGATCGGCACCGCAGCGCCGTCGTGGCTCAGGAGTAATTGCTTGAACGTTACTGGCTGATTCATTGGGTCCATGTGTCGACCTCCGCCTTGAGCGCGCGAATGAGCGGGTCGAGCTCGCGTTTGGGAAGTTTGATATCGCGCTTGAGCACGTTGATAAAGTCGTCGGCGCTGCCCAGTTTCTTCGCGGTGCGTGCGGCATGCAGCAAGGCATCATCCCGCAGATCGCGGTCCACCAGACACAGGTCGAGCATGATGAAATGCAGGTACTCGTGGATGCTCGCGTCAATGCGTTCGACGTCCAGGGTACTGAGGTCCAGTGGTGTTTCGGTGTCTTTCCAATCGGGAAAGAAACCGCATACCTGGTTGCCGACAGCCTCTGACTGCAAGGCCGGCGCTTTGATGAAACTGGCGATAAAACGGCGGGTGAGGGCGGTGAGTTCGACCTGGTCAGTCACATCCAGGCGGTTGAGCGACAACGGCCCACGCAGGCGGCGGTGCAGCCAGGCGTCAATGTCCGGGATCTGCTGCCACCAACTGTCCAGTGCCTGTGAGCGCAGGAAGGTCTCCGGGTGCGAGACGCCCCGGGACAGTTGCGCGTCGTTACCGTCCAGTTCCTTGGCCTGTTGCAAGTAACTGGCGGCATTGACCGTGACAATACCGGTGTGCACCTTGACCAGCGTGGTGATTGCCGCCTCGGGCCCACTGGCCACCAGTGCCGCACCTCGGTCCGCGTAGATTTCGGTGTGCAGGCTATACAAGCGGGCGGTTTGCTCCAGGCTCGCCGGCGTATAAACATCGGCCAGGGTGTGGTTAAGGATGCGCTCGGCAGTCAGGTAGTCGCCGTCATGCTCGGACCACAGCCGGTAATGCGCCAGTTCATGCCCCAAGAGCGCGAGCAACTCCTGGGCGTCGAGACGCTCGAGGATCGGGCCGTAGAACACCACATGCACTTCACCGGCGAGGTAATAGAGACTGGCATTCATACCGCCATCGCCGGCCTGGTACAGCGTGGCCGGCGCCTGGATGTGCAAGCGCTGGAGCGCGGTTTCGCAAGCTTGATAAGCGTCGGGATGCGTGTCCGGATGGAGTCGGTACGTATCGCGCAGCAGTTGCGCGCGAACCTCTTGCGCGTGTTCCTGCTGAACCCCCAGCGAGGAGGCCCAACTCCAGACAGCCGGCTCGCTGGTCTTCAGGTAATTCACCACCTGCTGGTGGTACGGCAATGGCGTCAAGCTGCTGATATCCAGCGCGGGGTTACTCATCGTTCAACATCCTTGAGGATACGGCTCCATACGCTGTGCCTGGGCAGCAAGGGCTTGGGCTGGCATCCCGTTTTTCGGTCATCGGCTTTGAGGGCGAGCATACCTAGGACGTGGGAAAGATACGAACGTTGTTTATAGAAGGGATTGGTCTGCGTGAGTTTCATCAAATGGTCAGTTTTCAGTCGGGCAGTGAACCGGCTCGAGCCAAATGTCGGCGGTGTTCAACTTCGTCCCTAAACTGGGGGTGTTTTGTTTTCTGAACTGCAGCGGACTGCCCGATATGTCGCCTGCTCATCGCCCGAACAACAAGCGCTTTTGCCGCCAGGCCGGTGCGCTCGTGGGGAAAAGCACTTCGGTTGGTCGATAGCGGGCGATGCCGCAGGCGGCGGCGATGCGCTGGCGTTGCTGGCCTCGGGCAAGGGCTTGCTGAAAACTGCTTTCACTCTGGGGCTGTCCCAGCACATAACCGACGCCCGCCTGGAAATCGCCGCCGTGGGCCTGCCACCAGTGGGTGATTGACTGCGGGTCGGGCCAGGGCAGGTTTTCATCGGGGTCCATGGCGACATTGGGATCTTCAGGGTTGTCGTTCGGGCCCGCATCGAAATCCGGTAGGTCCTGCAGTTCCAGGTCGAGTAGCGCCAGATCAGCACCGGTGATCAGGCTGAAGGCTTCACCGGCGACCCGGGCATAAGGCAGGTCGCTCATCTGCTGGATCAACCACGGTACGCAGACCGGATCGCCCAGCAGCC encodes:
- a CDS encoding M48 family metalloprotease — translated: MSNPALDISSLTPLPYHQQVVNYLKTSEPAVWSWASSLGVQQEHAQEVRAQLLRDTYRLHPDTHPDAYQACETALQRLHIQAPATLYQAGDGGMNASLYYLAGEVHVVFYGPILERLDAQELLALLGHELAHYRLWSEHDGDYLTAERILNHTLADVYTPASLEQTARLYSLHTEIYADRGAALVASGPEAAITTLVKVHTGIVTVNAASYLQQAKELDGNDAQLSRGVSHPETFLRSQALDSWWQQIPDIDAWLHRRLRGPLSLNRLDVTDQVELTALTRRFIASFIKAPALQSEAVGNQVCGFFPDWKDTETPLDLSTLDVERIDASIHEYLHFIMLDLCLVDRDLRDDALLHAARTAKKLGSADDFINVLKRDIKLPKRELDPLIRALKAEVDTWTQ